The DNA window TTTTAATGAGCTGAATGAAATAGATAAAGAAAAAAAAGAAGTGATATGTTCTATAATCAAAAAATTAGATATTTTAGAGGTATAAAATGCCAGGGATAAGTGAACAGCTTGCTATTAGAACTGAAAGTTTAACTAAAGAAGAGGTCAGAAAGTTTTTCGTAAAAGAACATGGTGAGTTCATAGCTCATTTACTTAATGGTGAGCAATATCTAGTAGAAGGAAGTAGGGGAGTAGGGAAAACCATGCTAATGCGATACGCCGAAATTGAGGCAGATAGACGTTTTCATTCAGAAAGAATCTTGGCTTCCTATATTTCTTTCGAAGATTCTCTGAAAATTGAACGATTAAAGATTACCAATGCTGCTGAATATAATCCATTCTTACAGTGGACGATGGCGAAAATCTTGAAAGCATTGCTTGATAAAGTATCGTTACTAAAAATTGATAGAGAAGAAAAGGAAAGAGTATCTTTGATAAGTAATTTAGGTAATGTATTCGGAACTAAATATGAGATTTCTAAATATAGAGACCTTCTCGAAGAGTACATAAATGTTATAGAAAGAGCGGGGTATAAAACGAGTGATGATATTAGAAAGGTGGCGTTGGGAAAATTGAATGTTAATACAGAAGACATGTTTAAAGCACTGAATAATCCAATTGTTTTTAAAAAGTTTTTAGAAAAGTTTTGTGAAGAAAATAACCTTCATAGGTTAATATTTCTTTTCGACGAAGCGGCTCACACGCTCTCTGAACAACAACAAGAAGAATTCTTTTCATTTATGAAAGGATTGCGTTCTCCTAAAATAGCCTGTAAAGCTGCAGTATATCCAGGAATATCTTCTTATGGAAAAGAGTTTGATTATGGTCATGATGCCAGAGTGCTCCGTATTGACAGAAAACCTGAAGACATAAAACCCTACATCAACTTTTTCAAAGAGATTCTAGAGAAGAGAATAAGCGAAGATAAGATATGGAGAGAACTAAATAAAGACCACGAAATATTAGAAGTAGTTATTATTGCTTGTTTTGGGAATCCGCGACATCTATTTTTATTAGTCGATGAGATAGGACAAATAGCACCAAAGAAAAAGGACTTACCTAAAATAATTAAAGGTTATGTAGAGCAGAACTTGTGGAAATATTATTTAGGCCTTGAGAAACGTCTGGAGCGATTTAAAATTCCAGTTGATACTGGATATAACTTTATTACAAGCTTAGTTATTTCTGACTTGAGAACACAAAATAATAAGTGGAGGAAAAAAGAAAAACCCGAATTATCAATTTATTTTGCTATTGAAA is part of the Nitrospirota bacterium genome and encodes:
- a CDS encoding zinc ribbon domain-containing protein gives rise to the protein MPGISEQLAIRTESLTKEEVRKFFVKEHGEFIAHLLNGEQYLVEGSRGVGKTMLMRYAEIEADRRFHSERILASYISFEDSLKIERLKITNAAEYNPFLQWTMAKILKALLDKVSLLKIDREEKERVSLISNLGNVFGTKYEISKYRDLLEEYINVIERAGYKTSDDIRKVALGKLNVNTEDMFKALNNPIVFKKFLEKFCEENNLHRLIFLFDEAAHTLSEQQQEEFFSFMKGLRSPKIACKAAVYPGISSYGKEFDYGHDARVLRIDRKPEDIKPYINFFKEILEKRISEDKIWRELNKDHEILEVVIIACFGNPRHLFLLVDEIGQIAPKKKDLPKIIKGYVEQNLWKYYLGLEKRLERFKIPVDTGYNFITSLVISDLRTQNNKWRKKEKPELSIYFAIENEIFDDLKDMIGVLIYSGILSERGQQSIGQNKYGKVYAVNTAICMSENVLKEDKLTGGNLRGEIEKLNRQRVKIYYKGTPKMTEIVSNLAKGVILTCPNCGKERKKEWKICPYCAQSYPEEESLYEKLRKHPVDYLPISERLKNRVKEKFETIGQILDASEDEVDEIYYVGTVRVKIIKTAAIEYMAG